One stretch of Enoplosus armatus isolate fEnoArm2 chromosome 1, fEnoArm2.hap1, whole genome shotgun sequence DNA includes these proteins:
- the e2f8 gene encoding transcription factor E2F8 → MGPLTTPKKGREAGSVDPWTPTSNLKMLISAASPDIRNREKELCMDTDGREGVDSTQDTENGEESEKMISRKEKSLGLLCHKFLARYPDCPNPALNNDICLDDVATELNVERRRIYDIMNVLESLHMVSRSAKNRYTWHGRTKLAETLAILKQVGEEHRYGQQMQQIRQRLLDKEFDFDGEEKENEEVVDLESGEQGQKELFFVELPGVEFKAASVNSRKDKSLRVMSQKFVMLFLVSNPRVVSLDVAAKILIGEDQGADQDKNKFKTKVRRLYDIANVLRSLKLIEKVHVTEERGRKPAFEWVGPQEFPQVKDLESSTSECPSKKKSVLESRVSVDNCAKNLFSSPGAKRSFTRHPSLIKLAKSIQDDRRKISSAPSSPVKSSFSDSSNTDFPNKMAQLAAICQIELDQESTTGVEDPKHAAAAVRPEPASCGSMEPPHAPLLTPTQEPGVNTTVRLTPHTPLAGLPAGSVAYIPAQCSSLIPVLLPQQRGSGSFAVYLHPSSPRPNPLARPQPTSLAVRSMTFEEKTGQSPTCQYAAKSQPAPRASDVSPLALKRLRSDSASEGSPSKAKRADPNFKDTSPKLCEILQARLKTRRGGQLSSRPSPRALHLDPEFVNTPGGALAHQTLEQSLETFLDREDKTANSDSEAGLTPVRAVPLTPGQHHAETLVPAGYLIPISQQSLISYREIQCSGRESNKASTPTYNIYQTPTAGSRPAPAQEITPTSLRLHKPAASASPHTTQQAHRLHSPSPSILNFTLQNLGLISGSSPGNSFAAPQTPDGANTLPSPLSLQQRGMVFIKPLSPVPVQQSGSPHPVALIGVQQPLMATPKGTGLPQHSFFHTPVPLSPLAAMVTTSGHLATKTVYVPQRKLDVTTEDS, encoded by the exons ATGGGGCCCCTCACTACACCTAAAAAAGGAAGGGAAGCAGGTTCTGTGGATCCCTGGACGCCGACTTCCAACCTCAAAATGCTCATCAGTGCTGCTAGCCCCGACATCAGGAACCGGGAGAAGGAGCTGTGCATGGACACCGACGGGCGGGAGGGTGTTGACTCTACGCAG GACACAGAAAATGGAGAAGAGTCCgagaaaatgatcagcaggAAAGAGAAGAGTCTGGGTTTGCTCTGCCATAAATTCCTCGCCCGCTACCCAGATTGCCCGAACCCTGCCCTCAACAACGACATCTGCCTGGACGATGTGGCCACTGAGCTCA ACGTAGAACGCCGGCGTATCTACGACATTATGAACGTGCTAGAGAGCCTCCACATGGTGAGCCGCTCAGCCAAGAACCGCTACACGTGGCACGGCCGCACCAAACTGGCAGAGACTCTGGCCATTTTGAAGCAGGTGGGCGAGGAGCACAGGTACGGCCAGCAGATGCAGCAGATCCGGCAGCGTCTCCTGGACAAGGAGTTCGACTTTGACGGCGAGGAGAAGGAGAACGAGGAGGTGGTGGACCTGGAGAGCGGGGAGCAGGGACAGAAGGAGCTCTTCTTCGTGGAGCTTCCAGGAGTAGAGTTCAAAGCAG CCTCCGTTAACAGTCGTAAGGACAAGTCTCTGAGGGTGATGAGCCAGAAGTTTGTCATGCTCTTCCTGGTGTCTAATCCTCGCGTGGTCAGCCTGGACGTGGCCGCCAAGATCCTGATCGGAGAGGACCAGGGTGCAGATCAAGACAAGAACAAGTTCAAGA CCAAAGTGCGCCGGCTGTATGATATAGCTAATGTGCTGCGGAGCCTGAAGCTCATCGAGAAAGTCCACGTgacagaagagagggggaggaaaccGGCTTTTGAATGGGTTGGCCCCCAAGAATTCCCACAAGTCAAAG ACTTGGAGAGCTCCACATCCGAATGCCCatcaaagaagaaaagtgtACTGGAGTCCCGTGTGTCTGTAGACAACTGTGCCAAAAACCTATTTTCTTCGCCCGGGGCTAAACGCAGCTTCACCCGGCACCCCTCCCTTATAAAGCTGGCCAAGAGCATTCAGGACGACCGCCGCAAGATCAGTTCAGCCCCCAGCAGTCCTGTGAAGAGTTCCTTCA GCGATTCATCAAACACCGACTTTCCAAACAAAATGGCCCAACTTGCTGCTATTTGTCAGATCGAACTTGACCAGGAATCAAC GACTGGAGTTGAAGATCcaaaacatgctgctgctgcggtgAGGCCAGAGCCGGCCTCCTGTGGTTCAATGGAACCGCCTCATGCACCGCTATTAACTCCAACTCAGGAGCCTGGAGTCAACACTACTGTCCGCCTCACCCCCCACACCCCACTGGCAGGCCTGCCCGCAGGCTCCGTCGCTTACATTCCAGCACAGTGTTCATCCCTGATCCCTGTCCTGTTACCTCAGCAGCGGGGGAGCGGGTCCTTCGCCGTGTATTTGCACCCTTCTTCCCCCAGGCCGAACCCTCTGGCCCGGCCGCAGCCGACCAGCCTCGCCGTGCGCTCCATGACATTTGAGGAAAAAACTGGGCAGAGCCCGACATGCCAGTATGCAGCTAAGAGCCAGCCGGCCCCCAGGGCGTCAGACGTCAGCCCCCTGGCGCTCAAACGGCTGCGTTCAGATTCAGCGTCAGAGGGCAGCCCCTCCAAAGCCAAGAGGGCCGACCCCAACTTTAAG GACACCTCTCCTAAGCTATGTGAGATCCTGCAGGCCCGTCTGAAGACCCGTCGCGGCGGTCAGCTCTCCAGCCGGCCCTCGCCTCGCGCCCTCCACCTGGACCCGGAGTTTGTAAACACCCCCGGCGGTGCTCTAGCCCATCAGACACTAGAGCAGAGCTTGGAGACCTTCCTGGACAGAGAAGACAAGACGGCGAACTCCGACAGCGAGGCGGGATTAACACCAGTCAGAGCCGTGCCCCTCACGCCGGGACAACACCACGCCGAG ACTTTAGTACCAGCCGGATACCTGATCCCGATCTCCCAGCAGTCCCTCATCAGCTACAGGGAAATCCAGTGTTCAGGGAGAGAAAGCAACAAGGCATCAACTCCAACTTACAACATCTACCAAACACCAACTGCAG GCTCCAGACCTGCTCCAGCTCAGGAGATTACACCCACCAGCCTTCGTCTTCACAAACCCGCTGCTTCCGCCTCGCCACACACCACCCAGCAAGCCCACCGCCTCCACAGCCCGAGTCCCTCCATCCTTAACTTCACCCTGCAGAACCTGGGTCTGATCTCAGGCTCCAGCCCAGGAAACTCCTTCGCAGCCCCCCAGACTCCAGACGGTGCCAACACCCTGCCCAGCCCactgtctctgcagcagagaggcatGGTTTTCATCAAACCTCTGTCCCCTGTGCCCGTCCAGCAGTCTGGATCCCCTCACCCAGTGGCCCTGATCGGTGTACAACAG CCTCTGATGGCCACCCCCAAAGGGACAGGGCTCCCCCAGCACAGCTTCTTCCACACGCCggtccccctctcccctctggcTGCCATGGTAACCACCAGCGGACACCTAGCCACCAAAACTGTTTACGTCCCTCAGAGGAAGCTGGACGTCACCACTGAGGACTCCTGA